GCCGTATCAGCAGCAACAACAGTTGGCCATGCTGCAGCAACAACAGGCGTTGCAAAGCCGGACGACATCGCTAGACATGGACAATCAAGATTTGCAAACCAAGCTGGCCCAAGAGCAGCAACAAAACAGCACGTTGAAAAGCTATTTGGCGACCATGCAGGAACAACTGGCCAGCACCAACCAGCAATTAACGCAGGCCCGAGATGCGCAGCAAAACACCGAGCAGCAAGCGCAAGTGATGGCGGCCAGCATGCGGAAGCGGAGTGCGGCTTCGATCAGCGCGAACAACAGTCTGGAGCGCAACCTGCCGACGATCAATATTCCCGGCGTGGAAGTTCGCCAAGATGGGGACGTGGTGCGGGTAGAAATGCCGGCCGATCGGTTGTTCAACCCCGGCACGGCTCAAATCCGACAAGACGCGGTGCCGTTATTGGAATCGGTGGCCAGCGAATTGGAGCGGGCATATCCGATGCAAATTATCGGGGTGGAAGGGCATACCGATTCCGATCCGCCGCCGCCGGGCGTGTTTCAG
The sequence above is drawn from the Pirellulales bacterium genome and encodes:
- a CDS encoding OmpA family protein — translated: MPGHYCRQFAIALGALAVAGCQQNPFASAPPPPSPYQQQQQLAMLQQQQALQSRTTSLDMDNQDLQTKLAQEQQQNSTLKSYLATMQEQLASTNQQLTQARDAQQNTEQQAQVMAASMRKRSAASISANNSLERNLPTINIPGVEVRQDGDVVRVEMPADRLFNPGTAQIRQDAVPLLESVASELERAYPMQIIGVEGHTDSDPPPPGVFQSDTQLSIARAAAVFDYLTTRGHMRPQQLFVVGHGANHPVVSNASLQGKARNRRVELVVYPDQWQQ